A genomic segment from Salvia splendens isolate huo1 chromosome 13, SspV2, whole genome shotgun sequence encodes:
- the LOC121762413 gene encoding probable ethanolamine kinase isoform X2: protein MGAAEKIWNATEVAETHSSEIPSSSRTIDHSLSLPEMRPRIVELFKDLFKQWSNLDESDFSLETVSGGITNLLLKVSVREKDGSAVSTTVRLYGPNTEYVIDRQRELQAIPHLSAAGFGAKLLGVFGNGMVQSFIDARTLTPSDMRKPKLMVEIAKQLRRFHEVEIPGSREPQLWNDISKFFSRALTLKFDDSEKQKKYEMVSFEEINKEIHGLKAMADRFNAPVVFCHNDLLSGNLMLNENEGKLYFIDFEYGSYSYRGFDLGNHFNEYAGYDCDYNLYPSQDEQFNFFRHYLKPDTPHEVSEEALDALYAETNIYMLASHLYWAIWALIQAKMSPIDFDYLSYFFLRYNEYKKQKEKCFSLAQSYFQSH from the exons ATGGGGGCGGCGGAGAAGATATGGAACGCGACGGAAGTGGCGGAGACGCATAGCTCCGAGATTCCGTCGTCCTCTCGCACCATCGATCACTCACTCTCTCTACCGGAAATGAGGCCCCGCATTGT GGAGCTTTTCAAAGATTTATTCAAACAATGGTCAAATTTGGATGAGTCAGATTTCTCCCTTGAGACAGTGTCCGGTGGCATCACAAATCTGT TACTCAAGGTGTCTGTCAGAGAAAAAGATGGAAGTGCTGTTAGTACGACAGTCAGATTATATGGTCCAAATACTGAATATGTGATTGATCGTCAAAGGGAACTGCAG GCTATCCCACACCTCTCGGCAGCAGGATTTGGTGCCAAGTTGCTCGGTGTTTTTGGGAATGGAATGGTGCAATCATTTATTGATGCTCGTACACTTACTCCATCAG ACATGCGAAAACCAAAGCTTATGGTAGAAATCGCTAAACAGCTGCGAAGATTCCATGAGGTGGAAATTCCTGGTTCTAGAGAACCCCAACTGTGGAATgacatatccaaattcttctcAAGAG CATTGACCCTCAAGTTTGATGATAGTGAAAAACAAAAGAAGTATGAGATGGTTTCGTTCGAAGAAATCAATAAAGAAATCCATGGCCTCAAG GCAATGGCAGATCGTTTTAATGCCCCTGTTGTATTTTGTCACAATGATCTGCTTTCTGGGAATTTGATGCTTAATGAAAATGAAG GGAAGCTCTACTTCATCGACTTTGAGTATGGATCATACAGTTACAGAGGCTTTGACCTTGGAAATCACTTCAATGAATATGCTGGCTACGACTGTGATTACAATTT ATACCCAAGTCAAGACGAACAATTCAACTTCTTCAGGCACTATCTAAAACCTGATACACCGCATGAG GTTTCTGAGGAGGCGCTTGATGCTCTTTACGCAGAAACAAATATTTACATGCTAGCTTCACACCTATACTGGGCAATTTGGGCTTTAATCCAG GCAAAAATGTCTCCTATCGATTTTGATTATCTGAGTTACTTCTTCCTGCGCTACAATGAATACAAAAAGCAGAAGGAGAAGTGCTTTTCATTGGCACAGTCATATTTTCAAAGTCACTAA
- the LOC121762413 gene encoding probable ethanolamine kinase isoform X1 codes for MGAAEKIWNATEVAETHSSEIPSSSRTIDHSLSLPEMRPRIVELFKDLFKQWSNLDESDFSLETVSGGITNLLLKVSVREKDGSAVSTTVRLYGPNTEYVIDRQRELQAIPHLSAAGFGAKLLGVFGNGMVQSFIDARTLTPSDMRKPKLMVEIAKQLRRFHEVEIPGSREPQLWNDISKFFSRALTLKFDDSEKQKKYEMVSFEEINKEIHGLKAMADRFNAPVVFCHNDLLSGNLMLNENEGKLYFIDFEYGSYSYRGFDLGNHFNEYAGYDCDYNLYPSQDEQFNFFRHYLKPDTPHEKQIFTC; via the exons ATGGGGGCGGCGGAGAAGATATGGAACGCGACGGAAGTGGCGGAGACGCATAGCTCCGAGATTCCGTCGTCCTCTCGCACCATCGATCACTCACTCTCTCTACCGGAAATGAGGCCCCGCATTGT GGAGCTTTTCAAAGATTTATTCAAACAATGGTCAAATTTGGATGAGTCAGATTTCTCCCTTGAGACAGTGTCCGGTGGCATCACAAATCTGT TACTCAAGGTGTCTGTCAGAGAAAAAGATGGAAGTGCTGTTAGTACGACAGTCAGATTATATGGTCCAAATACTGAATATGTGATTGATCGTCAAAGGGAACTGCAG GCTATCCCACACCTCTCGGCAGCAGGATTTGGTGCCAAGTTGCTCGGTGTTTTTGGGAATGGAATGGTGCAATCATTTATTGATGCTCGTACACTTACTCCATCAG ACATGCGAAAACCAAAGCTTATGGTAGAAATCGCTAAACAGCTGCGAAGATTCCATGAGGTGGAAATTCCTGGTTCTAGAGAACCCCAACTGTGGAATgacatatccaaattcttctcAAGAG CATTGACCCTCAAGTTTGATGATAGTGAAAAACAAAAGAAGTATGAGATGGTTTCGTTCGAAGAAATCAATAAAGAAATCCATGGCCTCAAG GCAATGGCAGATCGTTTTAATGCCCCTGTTGTATTTTGTCACAATGATCTGCTTTCTGGGAATTTGATGCTTAATGAAAATGAAG GGAAGCTCTACTTCATCGACTTTGAGTATGGATCATACAGTTACAGAGGCTTTGACCTTGGAAATCACTTCAATGAATATGCTGGCTACGACTGTGATTACAATTT ATACCCAAGTCAAGACGAACAATTCAACTTCTTCAGGCACTATCTAAAACCTGATACACCGCATGAG AAACAAATATTTACATGCTAG